In one window of Apis mellifera strain DH4 linkage group LG12, Amel_HAv3.1, whole genome shotgun sequence DNA:
- the LOC552286 gene encoding acetyl-CoA carboxylase isoform X7: MAGTSKMHEEVLKESAATPETSKEPAALPDIEKQSSCNLTPSMSQGTVMIQTQSRLHEKDFTIATPEEFVHRFGGTRVINKVLIANNGIAAVKCMRSIRRWSYEMFKNERAVRFVVMVTPEDLKANAEYIKMADQYVPVPGGTNNNNYANVELIVDIAIRTQVQAVWAGWGHASENPKLPELLHKNNMCFIGPSERAMWALGDKIASSIVAQTADVPTLPWSGSELTAQYSGKKIKISSELFKKGCVSTVEECLAAANKIGFPIMVKASEGGGGKGIRKVENAEELPTLFRQVQTEIPGSPIFIMKLAKCARHLEVQLLADNYGNAISLFGRDCSIQRRHQKIIEEAPAVIAKPEVFEEMEKAAVRLAKMVGYVSAGTVEYLYDTSGRYYFLELNPRLQVEHPCTEMVSDVNLPAAQLQIAMGLPLHHIKDIRLLYGESPWGDSVIDFDQPRHKPQPWGHVIAARITSENPDEGFKPSSGTVQELNFRSSKNVWGYFSVGASGGLHEFADSQFGHCFSWGEDRNQARENLVIALKELSIRGDFRTTVEYLITLLETESFQQNNIDTAWLDLLIAERVRSDKPDVLLAVTCGALHIADRTITAAFTGFQTALEKGQIQASNDLDNIIDVELINDGYKYKVQTAKSGPNSYFLVMNGSYKEVEVHRLSDGGLLLSLDGASFTTYMREEVDRYRIIIGNQTCIFEKDNDPSLLRSPSAGKLISYLVEDGGHVNAGQAYAEIEVMKMVMTITASEAGRVFYVKRPGAILEAGTLIAQLELDDPSLVTKAQDYTGQFPETAAPAIPEKLNHLHAKYRIALENTLAGYCLPDPYHLPRVRELLEKFMNSLRDPSLPLLELQEVIATISGRIPISVEKKIRKLMSLYERNITSVLAQFPSQQIAAVIDGHAATLSKRSERDVFFLTTQAIVQLVQRYRNGIRGRMKTAVHELLRQYYTVESQFQQGHYDKCVSALIEQYKDDVATVTAMIFSHNQVTKKNVLVTMLIDHLWANEPGLTDELSSTLTELTSLNRTEHSRVALRARQILIAAHQPAYELRHNQMESIFLSAVDMYGHDFHPENLQKLILSETSIFDILHDFFYHSNRAVCNAALEVYVRRAYISYELTCLQHLELSGEVPLVHFQFLLPNNHPNIQNQSSVNHRIGAMAAFQDMDQFVRYSDEVFDLLEDLSSVTTVSAKVLEAVDAAGSESRHSTSINVSLSTAETAGPVEVGERPTEPVHILSIAVQEKENHDDAIMAKIFGDWCATNKEELILRGIKRITFAALKKRQFPKFFTFRQRDGFVEDKIYRHLEPGCAFQLELNRMRTYDLEALPTSNQKMHLYLGQAKVAKGQQVTDYRFFIRSIIRHSDLITKEASFDYLHNEGERVLLEAMDELEVAFSHPLAKRTECNHIFLNFVPTVIMDPARIEESVTSMVLRYGPRLWKLRVRHAEIKMTIRPAPGKPTSIIRLCIANDSGYSIDLHLYTEITDPKTGIIRFESYPSAKANGTWRPGPMHGLPISTPYLTKDYLQAKRFQAQSAGTTYVYDLPDMFRQQTEKLWHKYIEEREQSDITIPNTVMDCVELVLEGENLVEQKRLPGENNIGMVAWRLRLYTPEYPITGRDIILIANDLTHLIGSFGPKEDLVFFKASERARQLGIPRIYFSANSGARIGLAEEVKGLFRIAWEDDDEPEKGFKYIYLTPDDYARLAPFNSVKTSLIEDKGESRYKITDIIGKEDGLGVENLKYAGMIAGETSKAYDEIVTISIVSCRAIGIGSYLLRLGQRVIQIENSHIILTGYKALNVVLGREVYASNNQLGGIQIMHNNGISHATDVRDIEGIATALRWLSYCPKYKGAPLPILSSLLPDPIDREITYVPTKTAYDPRLMLEGRIQNGTNYWESGFFDRGSWQEIMRPWAQTVVTGRARLGGIPCGVIAVETRTVELHLPADPANLDSEAKTISQAGQVWFPDSAYKTAQAIQDFGKEELPLFIFANWRGFSGGMKDMYEQIIKFGAYIVDGLRKYTKPIFIYIPPNGELRGGAWAVVDPTINPRYMEMFADNTSRAGVLEPSGIVEIKFRNKDLIKTMHRIDTVIQKLKENLSNVNSPEERKEIESQIRKREQTLEPMYHQVAIHFADLHDTPERMYEKNVIHDIIPWRKARRLLYWRLRRRLLEDEIKEEVLSTQRNLDVDFRQVGAMLRRWFIEDKGATESYLWDQDEVATNWLENQRQDENSVVSRNITCVKQDAIVSRIKEALEACPEVRLNAILEIAHRLHPAERTELQRTLSQIEMTAQEHHNDSSGSS; this comes from the exons ATGGCTGGTACATCGAAAATGCATGAGGAAGTATTGAAGGAATCGGCCGCCACACCGGAAACGTCGAAGGAACCAGCCGCTTTACCGGATATAGAAAAGCAATCGTCGTGTAATTTAAC GCCCAGTATGTCGCAGGGTACGGTGATGATCCAGACGCAAAGCCGGCTACATGAAAAGGACTTTACCATTGCCACACCTGAAGAATTTGTTCATCGTTTCGGCGGTACAAGAGTCATTAACAAA gTTTTGATTGCCAACAATGGAATAGCAGCAGTAAAATGTATGCGTTCGATCCGTCGATGGTCCTACGAAATGTTCAAGAACGAACGCGCTGTGCGCTTTGTTGTAATGGTAACTCCGGAAGATTTGAAAGCGAACGCAGAATACATCAAAATGGCAGACCAATACGTACCTGTACCAGGTGGAACcaacaacaataattatgCAAACGTCGAGCTGATCGTAGACATCGCTATACGTACGCAAGTCCAGGCTGTATGGGCAGGATGGGGTCATGCATCAGAAAATCCAAAGTTGCCAGAATTGcttcataaaaataacatgTGTTTCATTG gacCATCCGAAAGAGCAATGTGGGCTCTTGGAGATAAAATTGCATCTAGTATTGTAGCACAAACTGCAGATGTACCTACACTTCCCTGGTCAGGTTCAGAATTGACGGCGCAATATAGTgggaagaagataaaaatatcttcagaACTTTTCAAAAAAGGATGCGTTTCAACGGTAGAGGAATGCTTGGCAGCAGCCAATAAAATAGGCTTTCCTATAATGGTAAAAGCTAGCGAAGGAGGTGGTGGCAAAGGTATAAGAAAAGTTGAAAACGCTGAAGAATTACCTACGTTATTTAG GCAGGTACAAACTGAGATACCTGGATCTCCGATATTCATTATGAAATTAGCAAAATGTGCACGTCATTTAGAGGTTCAATTACTAGCTGATAATTATGGAAATGCGATATCGTTGTTCGGTCGTGATTGTTCTATTCAGAGAAGacatcaaaaaattatcgaagagGCACCAGCCGTAATTGCTAAACCTGAAGTCTttgaagaaatggaaaaa GCTGCTGTAAGATTAGCCAAAATGGTTGGATATGTCAGTGCGGGTACTGTCGAATATCTTTACGACACTTCTGGACGGTATTACTTTTTGGAATTGAATCCACGTCTTCAAGTAGAACATCCATGTACTGAAATGGTATCTGATGTTAATTTACCTGCGGCTCAACTTCAGATTGCTATGGGATTGCCCTTACATCATATTAAAGACATTCGTCTTCTTTATGGTGAAAGTCCATGGGGAGATAGCGTCATTGATTTCGATCAACCACGACATAAACCTCAACCATGGGGTCATGTGATAGCAGCAAGAATTACTAGTGAAAATCCTGATGAag gtTTTAAACCAAGTTCGGGTACCGTtcaagaattgaattttcggTCTTCAAAAAATGTTTGGGGTTATTTCTCGGTAGGAGCTTCTGGAGGTCTTCACGAATTCGCAGATTCTCAGTTTGGTCATTGTTTTTCTTGGGGAGAGGATCGTAACCAGGCCCGAGAAAATTTAGTCATAGCTTTAAAAGAATTGAGTATTAGGGGTGATTTCAGAACCACTGTCGAATATTTGATCACATTATTAGAAACTGAATCTTTTCAACAAAACAATATAGACACTGCTTGGCTTGATTTATTGATTGCCGAACGCGTTAGAAGTGATAAACCGGATGTATTATTAGCCGTAACATGTGGCGCGCTTCATATCGCTGATAGGACAATCACGGCCGCTTTCACTGGATTTCAAACAGCATTGGAAAAAGGACAAATACAAGCTAGTAatgatttagataatattatcgat GTTGAACTTATTAACgatggatataaatataaagtacaGACTGCTAAGTCAGGTCCTAATAGTTATTTTCTTGTTATGAACGGTTCCTACAAAGAAGTAGAAGTACATCGACTGTCAGATGGAGGATTGCTGCTTTCTTTAGATGGTGCAAGTTTTACTACTTATATGAGGGAAGAAGTTGATCGTTATAGAATTATCATTGGAAATCAAACTTGCATCTTTGAAAAGGATAACGATCCTTCTTTATTAAGATCACCATCAGCCGGAAAATTGATCAGTTATTTGGTGGAAGATGGTGGACATGTGAATGCTGGACAAGCCTATGCAGAAATTGAAGTTATGAAAATGGTAATGACAATAACAGCGAGCGAAGCTGGTCGTGTCTTCTATGTTAAAAGACCGGGTGCTATTCTTGAGGCTGGTACTTTGATTGCTCAATTAGAGTTGGACGATCCGTCTTTGGTAACAAAAGCCCAAGATTATACTGGTCAATTCCCAGAAACTGCAGCACCAGCAATAccggaaaaattaaatcatttacatGCTAAATATAGAATCGCTTTAGAAAACACTTTAGCAGGATATTGTTTGCCAGATCCATATCATTTACCTCGAGTACGAGAACTTCTtgagaaatttatgaattcacTTCGTGATCCTAGCTTACCTCTACTTGAACTACAAGAAGTAATCGCAACAATATCAGGAAGAATTCCGATTTCTGTCGAGAAGAAAATCAGAAAATTAATGTCgttatatgaaagaaatataacttCTGTTTTAGCTCAATTTCCTAGTCAACAAATTGCTGCTGTAATTGATGGACATGCAGCAACTCTTTCAAAGCGATCTGAACGtgacgtattttttttaactactcAAGCTATAGTACAATTAGTACAAAGATATAGAAATGGAATACGTGGAAGAATGAAAACTGCTGTTCACGAACTTCTTCGACAATATTATACAGTTGAAAGCCAGTTCCAACAAGGGCATTATGATAAATGTGTTTCAGCTTTAATAGAACAGTACAAAGATGATGTAGCAACAGTAACAGCTATGATCTTTAGTCACAATCAAGTCACAAAGAAGAATGTTTTAGTAACAATGCTCATTGATCATCTTTGGGCAAATGAACCTGGCCTCACGGATGAATTGTCGAGTACATTGACAGAATTAACGAGTTTGAATCGTACAGAGCATAGTCGTGTGGCATTACGTGCAAGACAAATTCTAATCGCTGCTCACCAACCTGCATATGAATTAAGACATAATCAAATGGaatctatatttttgtcaGCAGTAGATATGTACGGCCATGATTTCCATccagaaaatttacaaaaattgattctttctGAAACatctattttcgatattttacacgatttcttttatcattccaATCGTGCAGTTTGTAATGCTGCTTTAGAAGTTTATGTTCGCAGAGCTTATATCAGTTATGAGTTAACGTGTTTACAACATTTAGAACTATCAGGTGAAGTACCACTTGTACATTTCCAATTCTTATTACCTAATAATCATCCCAATATACAGAATCAATCTTCAGTTAATCATAGAATTGGAGCTATGGCAGCTTTCCAAGACATGGATCAATTCGTTCGATATTCTGACGAAGTTTTCGATCTCTTAGAAGATTTATCTTCGGTTACCACAGTTTCAGCCAAAGTTTTAGAAGCAGTAGATGCAGCTGGAAGCGAATCGAGACATAGCACATCTATAAATGTATCTCTAAGTACTGCAGAAACTGCTGGTCCAGTGGAAGTTGGTGAACGACCAACAGAACCGGTACATATTTTAAGTATTGCCGtccaagaaaaggaaaatcacGATGATGCTATAATGGCAAAAATTTTTGGAGATTGGTGTGCtacaaataaagaagaattaatcttGCGAGGTATAAAGAGAATCACGTTCGCTGCTTTAAAGAAAAGACAATTTCCTAAATTCTTTACATTTCGTCAAAGAGATGGTTTTgttgaagataaaatttatcgacatCTTGAACCTGGTTGCGCTtttcaattagaattaaatagaatgaGAACTTATGATCTTGAAGCTTTACCAACTTCGAATCAAAAAATGCATCTGTATCTTGGTCAAGCAAAAGTTGCTAAAGGACAACAAGTTACAGATTATCGTTTCTTTATTCGTTCTATTATAAGACATTCTGATCTTATCACAAAAGAAGCTAGTTTTGATTATCTCCATAATGAAGGTGAACGTGTTTTATTAGAAGCTATGGATGAATTAGAAGTTGCATTTTCACATCCTCTTGCAAAACGTACGGAAtgcaatcatatttttctgaaCTTTGTACCTACAGTTATTATGGATCCAGCAAGAATAGAAGAAAGTGTAACAAGTATGGTATTGAGATATGGTCCAAGATTATGGAAATTACGAGTCCGTCATGCTGAGATTAAAATGACGATTCGTCCAGCACCAGGAAAACCAACATCTATTATACGTTTATGTATTGCTAATGATAGCGGATATAGTATAGATTTACACCTTTACACAGAAATAACTGATCCAAAGACTGGTATCATTCGTTTTGAATCTTATCCTTCTGCAAAAGCAAATGGTACTTGGAGACCTGGACCTATGCATGGTTTACCGATTTCTACGCCATATCTAACCAAAGATTATCTTCAAGCAAAACGATTTCAAGCACAAAGTGCTGGTACaacatatgtatatgattTACCAGACATGTTTAGACAACAAACCGAGAAACTATGGCATAAATACATAGAAGAAAGAGAACAATCTGATATAACGATTCCGAATACTGTAATGGATTGCGTGGAATTAGTATTAGAGGGTGAAAATTTAGTAGAACAGAAACGTCTTCCTGGTGAGAATAATATCGGTATGGTCGCTTGGAGATTAAGACTTTATACACCAGAATATCCTATAACTGGAAGagacattatattaattgcgAACGATTTAACACATTTAATTGGTTCTTTTGGCCCAAAGGAAGATTTAGTATTTTTCAAAGCATCTGAAAGAGCTAGACAACTTGGAATtcctcgaatatatttttccgcAAATTCTGGAGCTCGTATTGGTTTAGCAGAAGAAGTAAAAGGATTATTCAGAATCGCTTGGGAGGATGATGATGAACCAGAAAAaggattcaaatatatatatctaactcCAGATGATTACGCACGCTTAGCACCATTTAATTCAGTAAAAACTTCGTTGATTGAAGATAAGGGAGAATCTCGTTACAAAATTACTGATATTATCGGTAAAGAGGATGGTCTTGGtgtagaaaatttgaaatatgctGGTATGATTGCTGGAGAAACGTCAAAAGCTTATGATGAAATAGTTACAATTTCTATTGTTTCTTGTCGTGCTATTGGTATCGGTTCTTATTTATTACGTCTTGGGCAAAGAGTGattcaaatagaaaattctcATATCATTTTAACCGGATATAAAGCATTAAATGTTGTATTAGGTCGTGAAGTATATGCTAGTAACAATCAATTAGGTGGTATACAAATCATGCATAATAATGGAATATCACATGCAACTGATGTAAGAGATATAGAGGGTATTGCCACTGCTTTAAGATGGTTAAGTTATTGTCCGAAATATAAAGGAGCGCCTCTTCCTATATTATCATCACTTCTTCCTGATCCTATTGATAGAGAGATTACTTATGTTCCTACAAAGACAGCTTATGATCCAAGATTAATGCTTGAAGGTAGAATACAAAATGGTACAAATTATTGGGAGAGTGGATTTTTTGATCGTGGCTCTTGGcag gaaATAATGAGACCTTGGGCTCAAACTGTGGTAACTGGACGAGCTAGATTAGGAGGAATTCCTTGTGGTGTCATTGCAGTAGAAACAAGAACTGTTGAATTGCATTTACCCGCTGATCCTGCTAATCTCGATTCAGAAGCTAAAACAATCTCTCAAGCAGGACAAGTATGGTTTCCTGATAGTGCATATAAAACTGCACAAGCTATTCAAGattttggaaaagaagaacTTCCACTTTTTATCTTTGCTAATTGGAGAGGATTTTCTGGTGGAATGAAAg atatgtatgaacaaattatcaaatttggTGCTTACATTGTGGAtggattaagaaaatatactaaaccaatatttatatatattccaccAAATGGTGAATTAAGAGGTGGTGCTTGGGCAGTTGTTGATCCAACAATAAATCCTCGTTACATGGAAATGTTTGCTGACAATACAAGTCGAGCTGGAGTTTTGGAACCTAGTGGAatagtagaaataaaatttagaaataaagatttaattaaaactatgcATAGGATTGATACAGTAATACAAAAACTTAAA gaaaACTTATCCAATGTAAATTCACCTgaagaacgaaaagaaatcgaaagtcAAATACGTAAGAGAGAACAAACTTTAGAACCTATGTATCATCAAGTTGCAATTCATTTCGCGGATCTTCACGACACACCAGAAAGAATGTACGAAAAAAATGTCATTCATGATATTATTCCATGGCGAAAAGCACGAAGATTACTTTACTGGCGACTTAGAAGAAGACTTTTAGAGGatgaaataaaagaggaaGTTCTTTCAACGCAACGAAATTTAGATGTTGATTTTAGACAAGTAGGTGCGATGTTGCGTAGATGGTTCATAGAGGATAAAGGTGCCACGGAATCATATTTATGGGATCAAGATGAAGTAGCGACGAATTGGTTGGAAAATCAACGACAAGATGAAAATAGTGTTGTTTCACGTAATATCACTTGTGTTAAACAAGATGCAATCGTTTCTCGAATCAAAGAAGCTTTAGAAGCTTGTCCAGAAGTGAgattaaatgcaattttagaaattgcgCACAGACTACATCCAGCAGAACGCACGGAATTACAAAGAACTTTGTCACAAATAGAAATGACTGCACAGGAGCATCATAATGATTCAAGTGGTTCATCCTAA